The proteins below are encoded in one region of Dama dama isolate Ldn47 chromosome 21, ASM3311817v1, whole genome shotgun sequence:
- the LOC133042878 gene encoding uncharacterized protein C8orf90-like, whose product MASPCSGDPSPAGLPPCPVATPGETRGGVRGPAAPQEPPFPDIYGGDAQLWEAHFRGIGRAYRALGKENDFAIRVLTEDFTLPFPFAWPPGPDPARGPLFYDPHDRTGFDFLLRGPGAPPPALLRPLHRAAQAALRKRRLEQLALSYAHAGAGPRPGLVLLAPAPGAAGSAFPGPEAASPSGGAPRLG is encoded by the exons ATGGCTTCCCCCTGTTCCGGGGACCCCAGCCCGGCAGGTCTGCCCCCGTGTCCTGTAGCCACTCCAGGTGAGACACGCGGAGGGGTTcggg GCCCCGCCGCGCCCCAGGAGCCCCCGTTCCCGGACATCTACGGCGGGGACGCGCAGCTGTGGGAGGCGCATTTCCGCGGCATCGGGCGCGCCTACCGCGCGCTGGGCAAGGAGAACGACTTCGCCATCCGCGTGCTCACGGAGGACTTCACGCTGCCCTTCCCGTTCGCCTGGCCGCCGGGGCCCGACCCTGCTCGCGGGCCGCTCTTCTACGACCCGCACGACCGCACGGGCTTCGACTTCCTGCTGCGGGGCCCGGGCGCGCCGCCCCCCGCGCTGCTGCGGCCCCTGCACAGAGCGGCGCAGGCGGCGCTGCGCAAGCGGCGCCTGGAGCAGCTGGCGCTGAGCTACGCGCACGCGGGCGCCGGCCCCCGGCCCGGCCTGGTGCTGCTGGCGCCCGCGCCCGGCGCAGCGGGCAGCGCCTTCCCTGGGCCCGAGGCCGCTTCCCCCAGCGGGGGTGCCCCCCGGCTGGGCTAG